In the Desulfobacterales bacterium genome, one interval contains:
- a CDS encoding acyloxyacyl hydrolase: MQLAAGGFESPFLIRTNRPEMDYVQTNLRIGWMLDDPGRPKYFFRGNWEGLLEFTGSHVDAKTDGFFTGAAFLLRYNVLSIERWRLFPYFQTGAGLIYNDVYKDKSQSVIGQAIEFTLRSALGFRFMMTDCWSIDLEGAVEHISNAGFSNRNSGLNAGGGFVGISRFF, from the coding sequence ATGCAACTGGCCGCCGGGGGGTTCGAATCTCCGTTTTTGATTCGTACCAACCGTCCGGAAATGGATTATGTTCAAACCAACCTCAGAATCGGCTGGATGCTGGATGATCCGGGGCGGCCAAAATATTTTTTTCGCGGCAATTGGGAGGGGCTTCTGGAGTTTACCGGTTCCCATGTGGATGCGAAGACAGATGGCTTTTTTACCGGTGCCGCATTCCTGTTGCGATATAATGTTCTATCAATAGAGCGCTGGCGGCTGTTTCCTTATTTCCAGACCGGTGCGGGGCTTATCTATAATGATGTTTATAAGGATAAGTCTCAGTCGGTTATCGGTCAGGCAATCGAGTTTACGCTTCGCAGCGCGTTGGGGTTCCGGTTCATGATGACCGATTGCTGGTCAATTGACCTGGAAGGGGCAGTAGAGCACATATCCAATGCCGGCTTTTCGAATCGGAATTCGGGCCTGAACGCCGGGGGTGGTTTTGTAGGCATCAGCAGGTTTTTTTGA
- a CDS encoding DUF362 domain-containing protein: MSAEAHTNRREFLRRLLGAALTATGAGALGLSFWDRWGPRGTISHTQNLILPDFSIPGQTGKISVAHGSDRAQTVTLALNALGGMKAFVQPGDKVLLKVNAAFATPPALGATTHPQLLSQVVALCLQAGAGQVMVTDNPINDPASCFELTGIGPAARSAGAGVMLPASERFAAYSLPGGHLIRNWPVLCNPLLWADKLIGLAPVKDHHRSGASLTMKNWYGLLGGPRNIFHQQIHTIIAELAGMITPSLVILDGTQSMMANGPTGGSLNDLKATHTVIAGTDPVAVDTLGAGLLGKTVADLPYLALAEKAGAGTVRVEALHPVEVNGPL, encoded by the coding sequence ATGAGCGCTGAAGCACATACCAATCGCCGGGAGTTTCTTCGCAGGTTACTGGGCGCGGCCCTTACGGCCACCGGCGCGGGCGCGTTGGGGCTCTCTTTTTGGGACAGGTGGGGACCCCGGGGTACTATTTCCCATACCCAAAATTTGATTCTGCCGGATTTTTCCATTCCGGGGCAAACGGGTAAAATCAGTGTGGCCCACGGCAGCGACCGGGCTCAAACCGTCACGCTGGCGCTTAACGCGTTGGGCGGCATGAAAGCCTTTGTGCAACCCGGCGACAAGGTGCTGCTCAAGGTCAATGCCGCCTTTGCCACCCCGCCCGCGCTGGGCGCCACCACGCATCCCCAATTGCTTTCGCAGGTGGTGGCGCTTTGCCTGCAAGCCGGTGCGGGCCAAGTGATGGTCACCGACAATCCGATCAATGATCCGGCCAGTTGTTTTGAGCTTACCGGCATTGGGCCTGCGGCCCGAAGCGCCGGCGCCGGTGTGATGTTGCCGGCTTCGGAGCGCTTTGCCGCTTACTCCTTGCCGGGCGGCCATCTGATTCGCAACTGGCCGGTGCTGTGCAACCCCTTGTTATGGGCCGATAAGCTTATCGGGCTGGCGCCGGTCAAAGACCACCATCGCAGCGGCGCCTCCTTGACCATGAAAAACTGGTACGGCCTGCTGGGCGGGCCGCGCAATATTTTTCATCAGCAAATTCATACCATCATCGCGGAACTGGCCGGAATGATCACCCCCAGTCTGGTGATTCTGGACGGCACCCAGAGCATGATGGCCAACGGGCCCACCGGCGGGTCCCTGAATGATCTGAAAGCAACCCATACCGTGATTGCGGGTACGGACCCGGTGGCTGTGGACACCTTGGGGGCCGGCCTGCTCGGCAAGACCGTGGCGGATTTGCCCTATCTGGCCTTAGCTGAAAAGGCCGGGGCGGGAACCGTCCGTGTTGAGGCATTGCACCCCGTCGAGGTGAACGGTCCCCTGTAA
- a CDS encoding 4Fe-4S binding protein translates to MTLITTRRITQIFFFGLFIWFCIVSTPGTHWWQLRGWPVNWFLQLDPLVGLGVLLTTHTLYAGLLWGMTTLVLTLFLGRFFCGWVCPMGALQQFVGYLGQRKQKTSDRVSVNQPHRAQRIKYWLLVFLLAAAAADLLHFLLAAPLQHTVFFWTLVLLVAVWAAVMTAFNYLQVKPKTILWVVGLLAASVALQWCVDDSSLFLATTLQTGLLDPIVLIHRSVNLVILPLLDAPVQITAVNPRLYQGGGVIGVFFLTVLLLCLRVPRFYCRFICPLGALLGLFSRWSVWRIGKSENHCRQCRQCEAHCEGACAPSGVIQISECVLCLNCMDQCRHGLMGYRAKPSAAGEALVPDLSRRQVISALVSGLALAPVLRIDGMLAGNWNPKLIRPPGALPEADFLSRCIKCGQCMRICPTNVIHPAGWQAGLEGLWTPVLNFRIGTSGCQHNCVACSHVCPTAALRPMTVGERMGRDRFTVNGPIRTGMAFVDRGRCLPWAMDTPCIVCQENCPVSPKAIFTRTEYRPVRDGQGVVQSAEGTTIEIAGIQWSDRNLAGGDFFLRWGNAAPERIVAVTAPRVTLAATKKETLLPETGDICRIEVRLQQPYIDPQRCIGCGVCEHECPVQGQRAVRVSAENESRHARYQMVVSYQGELK, encoded by the coding sequence ATGACCCTGATCACCACCCGGCGGATCACACAGATCTTCTTCTTCGGGCTTTTTATCTGGTTTTGTATCGTCTCCACGCCGGGAACCCACTGGTGGCAATTGCGCGGCTGGCCGGTCAACTGGTTTTTGCAGCTCGACCCCCTGGTGGGACTGGGCGTGCTGCTTACCACCCACACCCTCTACGCCGGTTTGCTCTGGGGCATGACCACGCTGGTGCTCACCCTCTTTCTGGGACGCTTTTTTTGCGGCTGGGTCTGCCCCATGGGCGCGCTGCAGCAATTCGTGGGCTATCTGGGGCAACGAAAGCAAAAAACGAGCGACAGAGTTTCTGTCAACCAGCCGCATCGGGCACAACGGATCAAGTACTGGCTCTTGGTCTTTCTTTTGGCCGCGGCCGCGGCAGACCTTTTGCACTTTCTTCTGGCGGCCCCCTTGCAACACACCGTTTTTTTCTGGACACTGGTGCTTCTTGTCGCGGTGTGGGCCGCAGTGATGACGGCCTTTAACTATTTACAGGTCAAGCCCAAAACCATTCTGTGGGTCGTTGGCCTGCTGGCTGCCAGTGTCGCCCTGCAATGGTGCGTCGATGATTCATCGCTCTTTCTGGCGACCACTCTGCAAACCGGCCTGCTTGATCCCATTGTGCTGATCCACCGGTCCGTCAATCTTGTCATTCTGCCGCTTTTGGATGCGCCGGTGCAGATAACGGCCGTCAATCCCCGTCTGTATCAGGGGGGAGGCGTGATCGGGGTGTTCTTTTTAACGGTGTTGCTGCTCTGCCTCAGGGTGCCTCGGTTTTATTGCCGATTCATCTGTCCTTTGGGGGCACTGCTGGGCTTGTTCAGCCGCTGGTCCGTCTGGCGCATCGGCAAATCGGAAAACCACTGCCGGCAGTGCCGTCAATGCGAAGCCCATTGCGAAGGCGCCTGCGCGCCTTCAGGAGTCATTCAAATCAGTGAATGCGTCCTGTGTTTAAACTGCATGGATCAATGCCGGCATGGGCTTATGGGCTATCGGGCCAAGCCTTCGGCTGCCGGAGAAGCGCTTGTGCCCGATCTTTCCCGGCGTCAGGTGATCTCGGCGCTGGTGAGTGGTCTGGCCCTGGCACCCGTGTTACGCATCGACGGCATGCTGGCCGGCAACTGGAACCCGAAACTGATAAGGCCGCCCGGCGCGTTGCCGGAGGCGGACTTTCTGTCGCGCTGTATCAAGTGCGGCCAGTGTATGCGGATTTGCCCCACCAATGTGATTCATCCGGCCGGGTGGCAGGCCGGCCTCGAAGGCCTTTGGACGCCGGTCCTCAATTTTCGCATCGGCACCAGCGGATGCCAGCACAATTGCGTGGCATGCAGCCATGTTTGTCCCACCGCCGCTCTGCGGCCCATGACAGTGGGGGAGCGAATGGGCCGGGACCGGTTTACTGTTAACGGGCCGATACGCACCGGCATGGCGTTTGTGGACCGGGGCCGCTGCCTGCCGTGGGCCATGGATACGCCCTGTATCGTATGCCAGGAAAATTGCCCGGTGAGTCCCAAGGCCATCTTTACCCGCACCGAGTATCGGCCCGTGCGCGATGGGCAGGGGGTGGTACAATCAGCCGAAGGCACAACCATCGAGATCGCCGGTATTCAGTGGTCCGATCGCAACCTGGCGGGAGGTGATTTTTTCCTGCGTTGGGGAAATGCAGCGCCCGAGCGCATTGTGGCGGTTACGGCCCCGCGGGTAACCCTGGCCGCAACGAAAAAGGAAACCCTTTTACCGGAAACTGGCGATATTTGCCGAATTGAGGTACGATTGCAGCAACCCTATATCGATCCGCAGCGCTGTATCGGCTGCGGGGTTTGTGAGCACGAATGTCCGGTCCAGGGCCAACGCGCTGTTCGCGTATCGGCGGAGAACGAATCGCGCCACGCCCGGTATCAAATGGTGGTATCATATCAAGGAGAATTAAAATGA
- a CDS encoding aldo/keto reductase, with amino-acid sequence MTPKSNDCSRREFFKVTGAAGVGVLLGPLAANARSEEKGSALLAAAGQSRVPTRPFGKTGTRVSTLALGGMFDIGANQIMLRQALNWGVTYWDTADCYGNGESETGFGKYFAKYPEDREKVFLVTKSDARDPEGMSRLLARSLQRLNTPYINLYFIHGVKSMDELNDDTRRWVEKAKVDGKIKLFGFSTHKNMEELLTRAAALGYIDGIMLSYNFRIMHTQAMKNAVDACVQAGIGLTAMKTQGGRSWLKSDPADKVATELMESFIQKGLTEQQAKLKAVWTNPNIASICSQMPDMTLLKANVAAAADTTLLTSREMLLFEQYALETADQYCAGCGHICETAVNGCVPIGDIMRYHMYEKSYGRLDWARTYFRDLGAEVHQSMAQIDFSAAEQCCPQKMPIASLMKRALMDFA; translated from the coding sequence ATGACACCCAAATCCAACGATTGTTCCAGACGGGAATTTTTTAAGGTTACCGGTGCGGCCGGTGTGGGGGTCTTATTAGGTCCCTTGGCCGCCAATGCCCGGAGCGAGGAGAAAGGAAGCGCCCTCCTGGCGGCCGCTGGTCAGTCACGGGTGCCCACCCGGCCCTTTGGCAAAACCGGCACCCGGGTTTCTACTCTCGCTTTGGGGGGAATGTTCGATATCGGCGCCAATCAGATCATGCTCAGGCAGGCATTGAACTGGGGCGTGACCTATTGGGATACGGCCGACTGTTACGGCAACGGGGAAAGTGAAACCGGTTTCGGCAAGTACTTTGCCAAATACCCGGAGGATCGGGAAAAGGTGTTTCTGGTTACCAAATCCGATGCCCGTGATCCGGAAGGCATGAGCCGCCTGTTGGCGCGTTCCCTTCAACGTCTGAATACCCCCTACATCAATCTATATTTTATCCATGGTGTCAAAAGCATGGATGAACTGAATGACGATACCCGGCGATGGGTGGAAAAAGCCAAGGTGGACGGCAAGATCAAATTATTCGGCTTCAGTACGCATAAAAATATGGAAGAACTGTTAACCCGGGCCGCCGCCCTGGGCTATATCGACGGCATCATGCTGTCCTATAATTTCCGCATCATGCATACGCAGGCGATGAAAAACGCCGTCGACGCCTGCGTTCAGGCGGGCATCGGGCTGACGGCCATGAAGACCCAGGGCGGCCGGTCGTGGTTAAAGTCGGACCCGGCCGACAAGGTGGCCACCGAATTGATGGAATCTTTCATTCAAAAAGGATTGACGGAACAGCAGGCCAAGCTTAAAGCCGTCTGGACCAACCCGAACATCGCCAGTATCTGCTCGCAGATGCCGGACATGACCCTATTAAAAGCCAATGTGGCGGCAGCGGCGGATACCACGCTCCTGACTTCCCGTGAGATGCTACTTTTTGAACAATATGCCCTTGAAACCGCTGACCAGTATTGCGCTGGCTGCGGCCACATCTGTGAAACGGCCGTGAACGGCTGCGTGCCCATCGGCGACATCATGCGCTACCACATGTACGAAAAATCCTATGGCCGGCTGGATTGGGCAAGAACCTATTTTCGGGATCTCGGAGCCGAGGTGCATCAATCCATGGCGCAAATCGACTTCAGCGCAGCCGAACAGTGCTGCCCGCAAAAAATGCCCATCGCGAGTCTTATGAAACGGGCGTTAATGGATTTTGCATAG
- a CDS encoding response regulator, whose product MHDLKLLLVDDEDRFLKTTQKLLTRIGYDIRIASSGTEALALLAHHAIHVVVLDVKMPGMDGIATLKEIKRRFPLVEVIMLTGHATVDSAIEGLQSGATDYLMKPVDPEILIEKALSAFLKRKHMDEKIRIAKAKKSVPPENNIIQDSGG is encoded by the coding sequence ATGCATGATCTTAAACTGCTTTTAGTGGACGATGAAGACCGATTCCTTAAGACCACACAAAAGTTACTGACCAGAATCGGGTATGATATTCGAATCGCGTCCAGCGGCACCGAGGCCTTGGCGTTGTTGGCGCACCACGCAATTCATGTGGTGGTGTTGGACGTCAAAATGCCCGGCATGGACGGCATCGCCACACTAAAAGAAATCAAACGCCGATTCCCTTTGGTGGAGGTTATCATGCTGACCGGTCATGCCACGGTGGACTCCGCGATTGAAGGGCTGCAATCAGGCGCCACGGATTATTTGATGAAACCGGTGGATCCGGAAATTCTGATTGAAAAGGCGCTATCGGCGTTTTTGAAAAGAAAGCACATGGATGAAAAGATACGAATCGCGAAAGCGAAAAAATCAGTCCCTCCCGAAAATAACATCATTCAGGATTCAGGTGGATAA
- a CDS encoding ATP-binding protein, translated as MKTATMQNPYAAMKRLILACMIVCPAIPFALTLVIGYFYFNASLESNTKQSMRRIVSDHGRMIDTFLRERRSDLLFILQTYHYEDLCRPGVLADIFQRLGQESKAFIDLGVVNEAGDHVAYRGPFALEKKNYKQTDWFRRVMEKGVYISDVFLGYRQVPHFVMALLRESGGKKWILRATIDTKTFNDMVEAVRIGKTGEAYIVNTFGLYQTEGQTGGQLMEKDVNYSQYPAPSQAARTFILQDPAQKNFLYATMTLKEKNWLLVVRQEKEDAFHALFSATKQILIIAAIGGVFIILIAFSLSSYLVRKMEKIDREKGALGQQLVRASRLAELGEMSAGFAHEINNPLQIMKSEIALIQMVWRDITLEHALPGDENTAQLADCLDQIQLQINRCGQITQGILKFGRQSEPTPQPIHLNEFIPEIIGMVNKQAMVNNIQISHIIDEAAPEIFGDPGQLQQVLLNLLNNAMHAIREAHEADGGQIRIEAQPAENGLVRLTIRDNGCGIGEENKKRVFSPFFTTKPVGKGTGLGLSVCYGIIESMGGTMDFWSETGKGTAFFLNLPTPRATAGATMV; from the coding sequence TTGAAAACCGCCACGATGCAAAATCCTTACGCCGCCATGAAGCGGCTCATCCTCGCATGCATGATCGTGTGTCCGGCGATCCCTTTCGCGCTCACGCTGGTCATCGGCTACTTTTATTTTAACGCCTCCCTGGAAAGCAACACCAAACAAAGTATGCGCCGCATTGTATCGGATCACGGCCGAATGATTGATACCTTTCTTCGGGAAAGAAGAAGCGATCTGCTCTTTATTCTTCAAACCTATCATTATGAAGATCTTTGCCGTCCGGGCGTGTTGGCGGACATTTTTCAGCGATTGGGACAAGAATCCAAGGCATTTATCGACCTTGGCGTGGTCAATGAAGCGGGGGATCATGTCGCATACCGGGGTCCCTTCGCGCTGGAGAAAAAAAATTACAAACAAACCGACTGGTTCCGTCGTGTCATGGAAAAGGGCGTGTATATCAGCGATGTATTCCTGGGATACCGACAAGTTCCCCATTTTGTCATGGCGTTGCTGCGGGAGAGCGGCGGGAAGAAATGGATACTCAGGGCCACGATCGACACAAAAACCTTTAACGACATGGTGGAAGCGGTCCGAATCGGAAAAACCGGCGAAGCCTATATTGTCAACACCTTCGGATTATATCAGACGGAAGGTCAAACAGGGGGGCAGCTGATGGAGAAGGATGTCAATTATTCCCAATACCCAGCGCCCTCCCAAGCCGCACGGACCTTTATCCTGCAAGATCCGGCACAAAAAAACTTTCTTTACGCCACCATGACATTGAAGGAAAAGAACTGGCTGCTGGTAGTCCGCCAGGAAAAAGAGGACGCCTTTCATGCCCTTTTCTCCGCAACCAAACAAATCCTTATTATAGCAGCCATCGGCGGCGTTTTCATCATCCTCATCGCCTTTAGCCTCTCCTCCTATTTGGTTCGAAAAATGGAGAAAATCGATCGGGAAAAAGGCGCATTGGGGCAGCAACTGGTCCGAGCCAGCAGACTGGCGGAACTGGGGGAGATGTCGGCCGGCTTTGCGCATGAAATCAACAATCCGCTGCAAATCATGAAGTCCGAGATAGCCCTCATTCAGATGGTGTGGCGCGATATAACTCTGGAACACGCGCTTCCGGGCGATGAAAATACGGCCCAGCTCGCCGATTGCCTGGACCAGATACAGCTTCAGATCAACCGCTGCGGTCAGATCACGCAAGGAATTTTAAAGTTCGGCCGCCAATCCGAACCAACGCCGCAGCCCATCCACCTAAATGAATTCATTCCGGAGATCATCGGCATGGTCAACAAACAGGCAATGGTCAACAATATTCAGATTTCTCACATCATAGACGAGGCAGCTCCCGAAATTTTCGGTGACCCCGGTCAACTGCAACAAGTGCTTTTAAACCTTTTAAACAATGCCATGCACGCGATTCGTGAGGCCCACGAAGCCGATGGCGGTCAGATTCGAATCGAGGCGCAGCCCGCGGAAAACGGCCTGGTCCGCCTGACCATTCGGGACAACGGCTGCGGCATCGGAGAAGAGAATAAAAAGCGGGTTTTTTCTCCTTTTTTTACCACCAAACCCGTCGGGAAAGGCACGGGACTAGGGCTTTCCGTGTGCTACGGCATTATTGAAAGCATGGGTGGCACCATGGATTTCTGGAGTGAAACCGGCAAGGGAACTGCTTTTTTCCTGAACCTGCCCACCCCCCGGGCCACTGCAGGTGCAACCATGGTGTAA
- a CDS encoding DASS family sodium-coupled anion symporter codes for MPPEKEQALQEKKKPATGYDKYIDWKIFIIPVILFFGLLFMPTPNAMKDVGTEYQIGPNAVKSHIIKTFFNVALSDADQWQLLTANIMEQNMRMGAFNKARFLKRDAKWCGKYKIAVDETNLQRATTYIAENITDEAYLTLMKEVFNLRTKVLDYNTLAEKDKKAADKGAWHIQVAIAMAVFVVVCFLTECIPLPGVAFCIGLILIFTGVVPYNEAPSQYWSDSVWFIMGSLMFAAAFVKTGVDKRVCLMIFNKLAAPNVRWITLGFFLVISPMAAFVSDHALAAMFLPIGMLLYQNSLSKEIPEDPQLAKLLMMAIVMACNIGGPGAPSGGARNVIMMGYLQDMFGYDIGFFQWVTYCFPFLIVMVPLTWLLVNWLFKPRIHSLAPAMNQLRDEIAKMGGWNGKQIMALVIFVVMMSLWFTEKTIYEAGILPFRLGVGVVAVGGAVAYLLAGVVNWRDYQQRVDWGVVWLYAGAIIFGRVLDSTGAAYWLARSVTDALAPLGINSGLPLMAVSNGITAVMTNLMADGPAAAAVGPVALNIAALAHPGSTFLPFIAMSTAAASSFAYCMIIGTPPNAIIYSSGYVTGKDFLRIGVPLWILAQIVLLALAAFYWQFRGFSGLPGF; via the coding sequence ATGCCCCCTGAAAAGGAACAGGCCCTTCAGGAAAAAAAGAAACCCGCAACCGGATACGACAAGTACATCGACTGGAAAATTTTCATCATTCCGGTGATTCTCTTTTTCGGCCTCTTATTCATGCCGACCCCCAATGCCATGAAGGATGTCGGAACCGAGTATCAGATAGGCCCCAACGCTGTCAAATCGCATATTATCAAAACATTTTTCAATGTTGCGCTATCGGATGCGGACCAGTGGCAATTGCTGACCGCGAATATCATGGAACAGAACATGCGCATGGGTGCTTTTAATAAAGCCCGATTTTTAAAACGCGATGCCAAATGGTGCGGCAAATACAAGATCGCGGTGGATGAAACCAACCTTCAACGGGCAACGACCTATATAGCGGAAAACATCACGGACGAGGCATACCTGACGCTCATGAAGGAGGTATTCAATCTGCGCACAAAGGTGCTCGACTACAATACCCTCGCTGAAAAGGACAAAAAGGCGGCGGACAAGGGGGCCTGGCACATTCAGGTGGCCATCGCCATGGCCGTATTCGTCGTCGTCTGTTTTCTAACCGAATGCATTCCGCTTCCGGGGGTGGCCTTCTGTATCGGCCTGATTCTTATATTTACGGGAGTAGTCCCCTATAATGAGGCGCCGAGCCAGTATTGGAGTGATTCCGTCTGGTTCATCATGGGAAGTCTCATGTTCGCGGCAGCTTTCGTAAAAACGGGCGTCGATAAGCGAGTTTGCCTCATGATATTCAATAAGCTCGCAGCACCGAACGTCCGCTGGATCACGCTCGGATTTTTTCTCGTGATTTCGCCGATGGCCGCCTTTGTTTCGGATCACGCGCTGGCCGCCATGTTTCTTCCCATCGGCATGCTGCTCTATCAAAACAGCCTGAGCAAGGAAATACCCGAAGATCCGCAGCTCGCCAAACTGCTCATGATGGCCATCGTCATGGCCTGCAACATCGGCGGGCCGGGCGCCCCGTCCGGCGGCGCCAGAAACGTCATCATGATGGGCTATCTTCAGGATATGTTCGGCTATGATATCGGGTTTTTTCAGTGGGTCACCTACTGCTTTCCCTTTCTCATCGTCATGGTACCTCTGACCTGGCTGCTGGTCAACTGGCTGTTTAAACCCCGCATTCATTCCCTGGCGCCTGCCATGAATCAATTAAGAGATGAAATCGCCAAAATGGGCGGATGGAACGGCAAACAGATCATGGCGCTCGTCATCTTCGTCGTCATGATGTCCCTCTGGTTCACGGAAAAAACCATATACGAAGCCGGTATTCTCCCCTTTCGCCTGGGCGTCGGTGTCGTGGCGGTCGGCGGCGCCGTGGCCTACCTGCTGGCAGGTGTCGTCAACTGGAGAGATTATCAACAGCGAGTCGACTGGGGCGTTGTCTGGCTGTATGCGGGCGCCATCATTTTCGGCCGCGTCCTGGACAGCACCGGCGCCGCTTACTGGCTCGCGAGGTCCGTCACCGATGCGCTGGCGCCCCTGGGAATTAACTCCGGGCTGCCGCTGATGGCGGTCAGTAACGGTATCACCGCAGTCATGACAAACCTGATGGCGGACGGCCCCGCCGCCGCGGCAGTCGGCCCCGTTGCATTGAATATCGCCGCCCTCGCGCATCCGGGTTCCACCTTTTTGCCCTTTATCGCCATGTCCACGGCCGCCGCCTCTTCGTTCGCTTATTGCATGATCATCGGCACGCCGCCGAACGCCATCATTTACTCCAGCGGGTATGTGACGGGAAAGGACTTTTTGCGCATAGGCGTTCCCCTGTGGATACTGGCGCAGATCGTCCTGCTGGCGCTGGCCGCATTTTACTGGCAGTTCAGAGGCTTCAGCGGATTGCCGGGCTTTTAA
- a CDS encoding response regulator, translating into MKKEFTILIADRNPHVRGFLKRELAAEGFIVIMADSAQDLLRWTFGQTPVDLLLIDPDLPDMESEALMERLNSRIPPIPVVIHTLPEERKKVNLHQDIVVYVEKGGHSIEQLKEVIHRVRSGKPTQALSEQ; encoded by the coding sequence GTGAAAAAGGAATTTACGATTTTGATTGCGGATCGAAACCCCCATGTCCGGGGGTTTTTGAAACGCGAATTGGCCGCGGAAGGCTTCATCGTCATCATGGCGGACAGCGCTCAGGATCTTCTGCGCTGGACATTCGGGCAGACCCCGGTGGATCTGTTGCTGATCGATCCGGATTTGCCGGACATGGAGTCGGAAGCACTGATGGAGAGGCTCAACAGCCGCATTCCGCCGATTCCGGTTGTCATTCATACCCTTCCCGAAGAGCGGAAAAAGGTGAACCTGCATCAAGATATCGTGGTCTATGTCGAAAAAGGCGGCCATAGCATCGAACAACTTAAAGAGGTCATTCACCGGGTTCGATCCGGTAAACCGACGCAAGCCCTGTCTGAGCAATGA
- a CDS encoding MaoC family dehydratase N-terminal domain-containing protein, translating to MNWIYYEDVVVGEKITEGQYSIDKTELLEFARKWDRRPFHIDEEAANSYPYGGLIAPAPYLLSVAARMLTPLDKPRLAVIGLLEYEHVRILRPGRPGDLLTVTSETIEKRESKSNPRQGIVRHEIVLRNHRDEVVASYLAAFIIEKRPL from the coding sequence ATGAATTGGATTTACTATGAAGATGTCGTTGTCGGGGAAAAAATAACCGAAGGGCAATATTCAATCGACAAGACGGAGCTATTGGAATTTGCGCGGAAATGGGACCGCCGGCCTTTTCATATAGACGAAGAGGCTGCCAACTCATACCCTTACGGGGGGCTTATTGCACCGGCGCCCTATCTCTTGTCCGTGGCGGCAAGAATGCTGACGCCACTCGATAAACCAAGGCTTGCGGTCATCGGTCTTCTTGAGTATGAACATGTACGGATACTGAGACCGGGCAGGCCCGGCGATCTGTTGACCGTTACCTCCGAGACGATCGAAAAGCGAGAATCAAAAAGCAACCCGCGTCAGGGAATCGTTCGCCACGAGATCGTTCTTAGAAACCACCGGGATGAGGTGGTCGCCAGCTATTTGGCCGCGTTTATCATTGAAAAACGGCCATTATAA
- a CDS encoding response regulator yields MDHVIKVLMVDDEERFRETTRKILEGRGFQVILAESGPEALNKLKENPDVAILDIKMPGMDGHELLDKIRENHPDLPIIMLTGHGALPSARKALVKGAFDYLTKPCDISLLSSKIRDAYQRARKDAPPGERQVAAVMVPIEEYTVLRHDMTVRDAIGALKESFTSKMATSRLMETGHRSVLVIDNDGVLAGLLSIRGLLKAIMPSYLSAPKPSTADALQFSPMFWSDMFTHQIMQLADKQIKTVMSPAPDTILASANLMEAAFMMLDKNARRLAVLAKGELVGVIREQDLFFEMERILSR; encoded by the coding sequence ATGGACCATGTGATTAAAGTACTCATGGTGGATGATGAGGAACGGTTTCGCGAAACTACCCGGAAAATCCTTGAGGGCCGGGGATTTCAAGTTATTTTAGCCGAATCCGGCCCCGAAGCGCTCAACAAATTAAAAGAGAACCCGGATGTCGCCATTCTGGATATTAAAATGCCGGGAATGGACGGCCATGAGCTCCTCGATAAAATTCGCGAGAATCACCCGGACCTGCCGATCATCATGCTGACCGGTCATGGGGCGCTTCCCTCCGCGCGAAAAGCCCTGGTCAAAGGCGCCTTTGATTATCTCACCAAACCGTGCGATATTTCCCTATTGTCTTCAAAGATACGGGATGCGTATCAACGCGCCCGTAAAGACGCGCCTCCCGGCGAAAGGCAGGTGGCCGCCGTGATGGTGCCGATCGAAGAGTATACGGTCCTTCGGCATGACATGACGGTTCGGGATGCCATCGGCGCGCTAAAGGAATCCTTTACATCCAAAATGGCCACCAGCCGTCTGATGGAAACCGGCCACCGGTCCGTTTTGGTCATTGATAACGACGGCGTTCTGGCCGGGTTGCTCTCCATTCGTGGCCTATTAAAGGCCATTATGCCGTCCTATTTATCGGCACCAAAACCTTCCACAGCGGATGCTCTGCAATTTTCACCCATGTTCTGGAGTGATATGTTCACGCACCAGATCATGCAGTTGGCCGATAAGCAGATCAAAACCGTCATGTCCCCCGCCCCGGACACAATCTTGGCCAGCGCCAATCTGATGGAAGCAGCCTTTATGATGCTGGATAAAAATGCCCGGCGCCTGGCCGTGCTTGCCAAGGGGGAGTTGGTCGGCGTTATCCGCGAGCAGGATTTGTTTTTTGAAATGGAACGCATTTTGAGCCGTTAA